A genomic segment from Odocoileus virginianus isolate 20LAN1187 ecotype Illinois unplaced genomic scaffold, Ovbor_1.2 Unplaced_Contig_19, whole genome shotgun sequence encodes:
- the DUSP22 gene encoding dual specificity protein phosphatase 22 isoform X4, protein MRSAGWGNVSVLLTSAAVRAARTRHFKESIRFIHECRLQGEGCLVHCLAGVSRSVTLVVAYIMTVTDFGWEDALHTVRAGRSCANPNLGFQRQLQEFEELQVHQFRQWLREEYGESPLRDAEEARSILGKYKERGRAEPPPGARRWAGLRGPPPLAYGSYTPET, encoded by the exons ATGAGGTCTGCCGGGTGGGGAAATGTCTCTGTCCTGCTCACCTCTGCTGCGGTGAGAGCTGCACG GACACGACATTTCAAAGAAAGTATTAGATTCATCCATGAGTGCCGCCTCCAGGGCGAGGGCTGCCTGGTTCACTG CCTGGCGGGCGTCTCCAGGAGCGTGACCCTGGTGGTCGCTTATATCATGACGGTCACCGACTTCGGCTGGGAGGACGCCCTGCACACCGTGCGCGCAGGCAGGTCGTGTGCGAACCCCAACCTGGGCTTCCAGAGGCAGCTGCAAGAGTTTGAGGAGCTCCAGGTCCACCAG TTTCGCCAGTGGCTGCGGGAGGAGTATGGAGAAAGCCCGCTGCGGGACGCCGAGGAGGCCAGGAGCATTCTGGGTAAATACAAGGAGCGGGGGCGTGCGGAGCCCCCGCCGGGCGCGCGGCGCTGGGCCGGCCTCCGAGGCCCGCCCCCGCTGGCCTACGGCAGCTACACCCCGGAGACTTAG